A DNA window from Gillisia sp. Hel1_33_143 contains the following coding sequences:
- a CDS encoding winged helix-turn-helix transcriptional regulator: protein MEKAESKKLIFRGNEYPCCASLTMGVIGGKWKTVILYHLMNKTLRYNELRKEMPTVTERTLSLQLKALEEDGLIKRKEYTTKPPLKVEYSLTEFGKTLIPLIRSIAEWGDYVVQKFSDQSCK from the coding sequence ATGGAAAAGGCAGAATCTAAAAAGCTAATATTTAGAGGTAATGAATACCCTTGTTGCGCAAGTTTAACCATGGGAGTTATTGGCGGTAAGTGGAAGACGGTTATCTTATATCATTTAATGAATAAAACGCTTCGCTATAACGAGTTGAGAAAAGAAATGCCTACAGTTACTGAAAGAACCTTAAGCCTACAGCTAAAAGCTTTAGAAGAAGATGGTCTGATAAAAAGAAAAGAGTATACAACTAAACCACCTCTAAAAGTGGAATATTCATTAACCGAATTTGGTAAAACACTCATACCATTAATAAGATCTATAGCGGAGTGGGGTGATTACGTAGTTCAAAAATTTTCTGATCAGAGTTGTAAATAA
- a CDS encoding alpha/beta hydrolase: MNSNILRILLILSLGLVSFPGKAQHTATQNVSTFLLEAPQLDTIKKIWVYLPLSYKVNNESYPVLYLQDAQNLFDKSTSYSGEWRVDEILDSLKLDLIVIGIEHGNEKRIDELTPFPHHKYHGGNANSYLNFLTQTLKPKIDSTYRTKIDSKNTFVGGSSLGGLFSYYALLKQPDIFSKALVFSPSFWFSDEIKPFTDNTELSKLKQIAIYFRAGEAEDETMVPLMKEIKERLINKGLTQDQLNTRSIPNGQHNEMAWSRLFPDAALWLIKH; the protein is encoded by the coding sequence ATGAATTCAAATATTCTCAGGATATTGCTTATACTCTCACTTGGTTTAGTGAGTTTTCCCGGTAAAGCACAACATACAGCTACACAGAATGTATCAACTTTTTTATTAGAAGCACCTCAGTTAGATACTATAAAGAAAATATGGGTTTATCTGCCTTTATCTTACAAAGTGAATAATGAAAGTTATCCTGTACTTTATCTACAAGATGCGCAAAATCTATTTGATAAATCAACTTCATATTCAGGAGAATGGAGAGTTGATGAGATTTTGGACAGTTTAAAATTAGATCTTATTGTGATTGGAATAGAACATGGTAATGAAAAAAGAATAGATGAATTAACCCCTTTTCCTCATCACAAATATCATGGAGGTAATGCCAATTCTTATTTGAACTTTCTGACTCAAACTTTAAAGCCTAAAATTGACTCTACCTATAGAACCAAAATTGATTCTAAAAACACATTTGTAGGTGGAAGCTCCCTTGGCGGGCTATTTTCATATTATGCACTCCTAAAACAACCAGACATCTTTAGCAAGGCATTGGTTTTCTCTCCAAGTTTTTGGTTTTCTGATGAGATAAAACCTTTTACAGACAATACAGAATTATCTAAGTTAAAGCAAATAGCTATCTATTTTAGGGCGGGGGAAGCAGAAGATGAAACGATGGTACCCTTGATGAAGGAGATAAAGGAGAGACTCATTAATAAGGGGTTAACACAAGATCAATTAAATACTCGATCCATACCTAATGGCCAACATAATGAAATGGCATGGTCTAGACTATTTCCTGATGCAGCACTTTGGCTTATTAAGCACTAG
- a CDS encoding DUF2254 domain-containing protein — MKQLYYRSLSFFNVMESKIAFYPTALAIFGVLFAFIMIYLENLGISKYLMDKAPFLVVNNGDTALTILSSLISGLISVIVFSFSMVMLLLSQASSNYSPRLLPGLISNKNHQIILGAYLSTILYNIFILFTIQPDGDKYQIPGFSVLIGIFGTVVCIYAFIFFIHNISQAIQISNILEKIYNQSKNRLETLLDNEEKYDDDFPESDDWYEYHSNKSGYFQNISDTNLIDICIDTETKIHILPVKGIFILNDRPIIRSEKELDDDTLKQILANFNFAREELVEDNYILGFKQLTEIIVKAMSPGINDPGTALNAIDYLTELFALRMHKKDVNVIRRDKHPYLRINTIDFEDLIYQVMASIRTYCKHDITLTHKLLIMFRHLIDQKPFNEKYREVVFNEAKSFLDDAQEGITNKDDIEKVMNLANHYKLI; from the coding sequence ATGAAGCAATTATACTATCGTTCACTTTCCTTTTTTAATGTAATGGAAAGCAAAATAGCATTCTACCCTACTGCTCTAGCCATATTTGGTGTATTATTCGCTTTTATAATGATTTATTTAGAGAACTTAGGTATCTCTAAATATTTAATGGACAAAGCGCCATTTTTGGTAGTTAATAATGGTGATACGGCACTTACAATTCTGAGTTCACTTATCTCTGGATTAATATCCGTAATTGTATTTAGCTTCTCAATGGTAATGCTTTTGTTAAGCCAAGCCTCAAGTAACTACTCCCCAAGATTACTGCCTGGACTTATTTCCAATAAAAACCATCAAATTATTTTAGGAGCTTACCTCTCCACCATCTTGTATAATATCTTTATACTTTTTACAATACAACCCGATGGAGATAAATATCAAATTCCTGGGTTTTCTGTTTTAATTGGTATTTTTGGTACAGTGGTTTGTATCTATGCCTTTATCTTCTTCATACATAATATTTCCCAAGCCATACAAATAAGTAACATTTTAGAAAAGATATATAATCAATCTAAAAATAGATTAGAGACCTTACTGGATAACGAGGAGAAATATGATGATGATTTTCCGGAATCTGACGACTGGTATGAATATCATTCTAACAAAAGTGGATATTTTCAAAATATTTCCGATACTAACCTTATAGATATTTGTATTGATACTGAAACCAAAATTCATATTCTTCCGGTTAAAGGTATTTTTATATTAAATGACAGACCTATCATAAGATCTGAAAAAGAACTTGATGATGACACGTTGAAACAAATATTGGCCAATTTCAATTTTGCTAGAGAAGAATTGGTGGAGGACAACTATATATTAGGATTTAAACAGCTTACGGAGATCATCGTTAAGGCAATGTCTCCAGGAATTAATGACCCAGGTACAGCTCTTAATGCTATAGATTACCTAACCGAACTTTTTGCATTGCGTATGCATAAAAAAGACGTTAATGTAATTAGAAGAGATAAACACCCTTATCTAAGGATTAACACTATAGATTTTGAAGATCTTATATATCAGGTAATGGCATCAATACGAACCTATTGCAAGCACGATATTACTTTAACGCACAAATTATTGATAATGTTTCGCCACCTAATAGATCAAAAACCCTTCAATGAAAAATATAGAGAAGTGGTTTTTAACGAAGCAAAAAGCTTTTTAGATGATGCACAGGAAGGCATTACAAACAAAGATGATATTGAGAAAGTGATGAATCTTGCTAATCATTATAAACTTATATAA
- a CDS encoding Hsp20/alpha crystallin family protein has translation MSIIKTKDANWLPSAIDDMFKADWLGGTTNVNSIGTSIPAVNILENDETFLVEVAAPGKDRGDFKIELDNDILTISSMSKEEHKEEKMAKKYTRKEFSYKTFKRAFSLPESVDSGKISAGYTNGVLEINLPKKEEAKVQPKRLIEIA, from the coding sequence ATGAGCATTATAAAAACAAAAGACGCAAATTGGTTGCCTTCTGCAATAGATGATATGTTCAAAGCAGATTGGTTAGGTGGAACAACCAATGTAAATAGCATTGGAACGAGTATTCCTGCTGTAAATATTTTAGAGAATGATGAGACCTTTTTAGTTGAGGTTGCTGCTCCCGGAAAAGATAGAGGAGATTTTAAAATAGAATTAGATAATGATATTTTAACGATCTCTTCTATGAGTAAGGAAGAGCATAAAGAAGAAAAAATGGCTAAAAAATATACTCGAAAAGAATTTAGCTATAAAACTTTTAAAAGAGCTTTTAGTTTACCTGAATCTGTGGATAGTGGAAAGATTTCTGCGGGTTATACTAATGGAGTACTAGAGATCAATTTACCGAAGAAAGAAGAAGCTAAGGTGCAACCAAAAAGGTTGATTGAGATTGCTTAA
- the uvrB gene encoding excinuclease ABC subunit UvrB, with product MKFNLQSDYKPTGDQPQAIKQLVAGINKNEQYQTLLGVTGSGKTFSVANVIQDVQKPTLVLAHNKTLAAQLYAEFKQFFPDNAVEYFVSYYDYYQPEAFIPSSGTYIEKDLSINEEIEKLRLSTTSSLLSGRRDVIVVASVSCLYGIGNPVEFKKNVISIEKDQHISRTKLLHSLVQSLYSRTEADFNHGNFRIKGDTVDIFPSYADNAFRVHFFGDDIEEIEAFDPQTNEIVEKYERLNIYPANMFVTSPDVLQGAIREIQDDLVKQMAYFQEIGKHLEAKRLEERTNFDLEMIRELGYCSGIENYSRYLDGRLPGTRPFCLLDYFPNDYLMVVDESHVTIPQVHAMYGGDRSRKENLVDYGFRLPAAMDNRPLKFEEFEALQNQVIYVSATPADYELQKTEGIYVEQLIRPTGLLDPIIEIRPSLNQIDDLIEEIHVRAEKDQRVLVTTLTKRMAEELDKYLARINIRCRYIHSDVDTLERVEIMNDLRRGIFDVLIGVNLLREGLDLPEVSLVAILDADKEGFLRSNRSLTQTIGRAARHLEGRAIMYADKITESMQLTIDQTEYRREKQIAYNTKNKIQPQALVKAFNSTLVKKKEEAYKIESAPTLKAAEKETAYFSKPQLEQRVRNKRKEMEAAAKDLDFMTAARLRDEIKMLQEKSKAL from the coding sequence ATGAAATTCAATTTACAATCTGATTATAAACCTACCGGAGATCAACCACAGGCTATAAAGCAACTGGTTGCCGGAATTAACAAAAATGAACAATATCAAACCTTACTAGGAGTTACAGGGTCTGGAAAGACCTTTTCTGTAGCAAATGTAATTCAAGATGTACAGAAACCTACGTTGGTATTGGCACATAATAAGACGTTGGCAGCACAGCTCTACGCAGAATTTAAACAATTCTTTCCTGATAATGCTGTAGAGTATTTTGTGAGTTATTATGATTACTATCAACCGGAAGCTTTTATTCCCAGTTCCGGAACTTATATAGAAAAAGATCTATCTATTAATGAAGAGATAGAAAAACTAAGGTTAAGCACCACTTCCTCACTATTAAGCGGAAGAAGAGATGTGATTGTAGTAGCTTCTGTTTCCTGTTTATATGGTATTGGGAACCCTGTAGAATTTAAAAAGAATGTGATCTCTATTGAAAAAGATCAACACATCTCTAGAACGAAGTTACTACACAGCTTGGTTCAAAGTTTATATTCGAGAACTGAAGCAGATTTTAACCATGGGAATTTTAGGATTAAGGGAGATACCGTAGATATATTTCCAAGTTATGCCGACAATGCCTTTAGAGTACATTTCTTTGGAGATGATATTGAAGAGATTGAAGCATTTGACCCTCAAACTAATGAGATCGTAGAAAAATATGAGCGTTTAAACATATATCCTGCAAATATGTTTGTAACATCACCCGATGTTTTGCAAGGCGCTATTCGTGAAATTCAGGATGACCTTGTAAAACAAATGGCATATTTTCAAGAAATAGGAAAGCATTTGGAAGCCAAGAGGTTAGAAGAAAGAACAAATTTTGATCTAGAAATGATTCGGGAGCTCGGATATTGCTCTGGAATAGAGAACTACTCACGTTACTTAGATGGAAGGTTGCCAGGAACCAGACCTTTCTGTTTGTTAGATTATTTTCCGAATGATTATTTAATGGTTGTAGATGAAAGTCACGTTACCATACCACAGGTTCATGCCATGTATGGTGGCGATAGGTCTAGGAAAGAAAACTTAGTAGATTATGGGTTTAGACTTCCTGCTGCTATGGACAACAGACCATTGAAATTTGAGGAATTCGAAGCTCTGCAAAATCAGGTGATCTATGTAAGTGCAACTCCTGCAGATTATGAGCTTCAGAAAACAGAAGGTATCTACGTAGAACAATTAATTAGACCTACAGGACTTCTTGATCCAATTATAGAAATTCGTCCTAGTCTCAATCAAATAGATGATCTTATTGAAGAAATTCATGTGAGAGCAGAAAAAGATCAGCGGGTTCTAGTTACTACGCTTACAAAAAGAATGGCAGAGGAATTAGATAAATACCTCGCAAGAATCAATATTAGATGTAGATACATACACTCTGATGTAGACACCTTGGAACGTGTAGAAATTATGAATGATCTTAGAAGAGGTATCTTTGATGTCTTAATTGGGGTAAACCTTTTAAGAGAAGGTCTGGATCTACCTGAAGTTTCTCTGGTTGCTATCTTAGATGCAGATAAGGAAGGTTTTTTAAGAAGTAATAGATCGCTTACACAAACTATAGGTAGAGCTGCAAGACACTTAGAAGGTAGAGCTATCATGTATGCAGATAAGATTACAGAAAGTATGCAATTAACGATCGATCAGACAGAATACAGAAGAGAGAAACAGATTGCCTATAATACTAAGAATAAGATTCAACCTCAGGCTTTAGTTAAAGCCTTTAATAGCACATTGGTTAAGAAGAAAGAAGAAGCCTATAAAATTGAATCTGCTCCTACTTTAAAAGCCGCAGAAAAAGAGACTGCATATTTCAGTAAACCTCAATTAGAGCAACGAGTGAGAAATAAAAGAAAAGAAATGGAAGCTGCAGCTAAAGATCTTGATTTTATGACGGCTGCTCGATTAAGAGATGAGATAAAGATGTTACAAGAAAAATCTAAAGCTTTATAA
- a CDS encoding T9SS type B sorting domain-containing protein encodes MKSILLTLFIFSIPMLCFSQKETAYWHFGQSAGLHFTDSGVESISNSSLQTSEGSASISDSYGNLLFYTDGTRVFDRTNEIMQNGSSLKGNASSTQSAIIVPRPGNPGRYYIFTVDKPDISEVPNDPIEGIHYSEIDMSMNNGKGAIISDKKNIHLITYDASKPIENEYKSSEKISAVIAGDCISYWVVTQFTNKFYAFRVSSAGVESSPVISTVYNNVNPLIDEDSKGNVTAPGYLKISPDGKKLAVAYSSTSLGSPRTGGGKKTGKVFLYNFDDISGTVSNELLILANSFPYGIEFSSESKKLYVTANNYDNRDVFQNSALIQFDLTRTDIANSQYSINTSNNVAGALQLALNGKIYRAGYPVFIEDHQSLSVINNPEATGANVSYAHNSIKIKSGYLRLGLPPFVQSLFNSNFDVENLCLGAKTKFTLSNTSSYDSLLWEFGDGSTSTEVSPTHTFTAPGSYTVSITKIVNGIPLDPACEEVIIVELPKVSDYKLNQCDVGDSDPTDGITTFNLQEIRNTEASNTQMQYYFYKTDAEAMNDINNEKSLDPIFTNTIRNQELTVKTIAFNTDCYSLSKVILETTSTIEIKPDPVFGCSITSGSGQFNFDTIQASILLDLNLGNDVTMDFFQSKDDAIYGINPLPRIYEGRPSTVFIKLKKSGDCFGFGSLELDLIAFPSIKNEQLIQACTDNFPLTIGMDDIPNPNNYNYRWNTGATTRELEINSGGLYTLEITDPLVGCGRTVQFTVNALEAPAISNIVVKNNGADNDITIETTSTDENALSYSLDNEYGPYQNSPVFNNVLGGTHTVFVKDENSCGVAQLEVELFGFPSLFTPNNDGYNDYWIPFNTDTADNTLTQIEIYDRYGKLLKQLSPKGKGWDGTFNGYAMPEDDYWFHAKMKNGEEFTGHFSLIR; translated from the coding sequence ATGAAAAGCATTTTATTAACGCTATTTATTTTCAGCATACCAATGCTTTGCTTTTCTCAAAAAGAGACAGCATATTGGCATTTTGGACAATCTGCCGGACTTCATTTTACCGACAGTGGTGTTGAATCTATATCTAATAGTAGTTTGCAAACTTCAGAAGGATCTGCATCTATCTCAGACAGCTATGGAAATTTATTATTTTATACTGATGGTACCCGGGTTTTTGATAGAACCAATGAAATTATGCAGAATGGTTCTTCGTTAAAAGGAAATGCCTCTAGCACCCAATCTGCCATCATAGTGCCAAGACCAGGAAATCCTGGCAGATATTATATTTTTACCGTAGATAAACCCGATATTAGTGAAGTACCTAACGATCCTATTGAAGGCATACATTATTCTGAAATAGACATGTCGATGAACAATGGTAAAGGCGCAATAATTTCAGATAAAAAGAATATACATCTTATTACGTATGATGCTTCAAAACCAATAGAAAACGAATACAAAAGTTCAGAAAAAATATCTGCCGTGATAGCTGGGGATTGTATCTCATACTGGGTGGTAACACAATTCACAAATAAATTTTACGCGTTTAGAGTTAGCTCGGCAGGGGTAGAAAGTTCTCCAGTAATTTCTACAGTTTATAATAATGTAAATCCCTTAATTGATGAAGATAGCAAGGGTAATGTAACTGCACCAGGATATTTAAAAATATCTCCCGATGGTAAAAAGCTGGCAGTAGCTTATTCGTCCACCTCTTTAGGAAGTCCGAGAACCGGTGGAGGAAAAAAAACCGGAAAAGTATTTTTGTATAATTTTGATGATATAAGTGGAACTGTATCTAATGAGCTCCTTATCTTGGCAAACTCCTTTCCTTACGGCATTGAATTTTCCTCGGAATCTAAGAAACTATATGTTACTGCCAACAATTATGATAACCGGGATGTATTTCAGAACAGCGCCTTAATTCAATTTGATCTCACAAGAACAGACATAGCCAATTCTCAATACTCTATTAATACTTCTAATAATGTAGCCGGAGCACTTCAGCTTGCGTTAAATGGAAAGATCTATAGAGCAGGATATCCTGTTTTTATAGAAGACCATCAATCACTATCTGTTATTAATAATCCTGAAGCAACCGGTGCTAATGTTAGTTACGCTCATAACAGTATTAAGATCAAAAGTGGATATTTAAGATTAGGGCTACCTCCTTTTGTTCAATCTCTTTTCAATAGCAATTTTGATGTTGAAAATCTTTGTTTAGGCGCTAAAACTAAATTCACACTATCCAATACTAGCAGCTATGATAGTCTTCTATGGGAATTTGGAGACGGTTCTACTTCTACAGAAGTTTCTCCAACCCATACTTTTACAGCCCCGGGTAGCTACACGGTATCAATAACAAAAATCGTTAATGGAATACCGCTAGACCCCGCTTGCGAGGAAGTGATTATAGTAGAACTTCCAAAAGTTTCTGATTACAAGCTCAATCAATGTGATGTGGGAGATTCAGATCCTACAGATGGTATTACCACTTTCAACCTTCAGGAAATAAGAAATACTGAAGCTTCAAATACACAAATGCAGTACTATTTCTATAAGACTGATGCAGAGGCGATGAATGATATTAACAATGAAAAATCTTTAGATCCTATATTTACAAATACTATTAGAAATCAAGAATTAACGGTAAAAACTATAGCATTCAATACAGACTGTTATAGTTTATCTAAAGTAATTCTTGAAACAACTTCAACTATAGAAATAAAACCAGATCCCGTTTTTGGATGTTCCATAACCTCCGGTTCTGGGCAGTTCAATTTTGACACTATTCAAGCTTCAATACTCTTAGATCTAAATTTAGGAAATGATGTAACCATGGACTTTTTTCAGAGTAAAGATGATGCTATTTACGGCATCAATCCATTACCTAGAATCTATGAGGGCAGGCCTTCTACCGTATTTATAAAGTTGAAAAAATCTGGCGATTGCTTCGGTTTTGGATCTCTAGAGCTTGATTTAATTGCATTTCCCTCCATTAAAAATGAGCAACTTATACAAGCTTGCACAGATAACTTTCCACTTACAATAGGAATGGATGATATTCCAAACCCTAACAATTACAACTACAGATGGAATACTGGTGCTACAACTAGAGAACTTGAAATAAATTCTGGAGGATTATACACCCTAGAAATTACAGATCCTTTGGTAGGATGTGGGAGAACAGTACAATTTACTGTGAATGCTTTAGAGGCACCCGCAATTTCGAATATTGTTGTAAAAAATAATGGAGCTGATAATGATATCACTATCGAAACCACTTCCACAGATGAAAATGCGCTTTCATACTCATTGGATAACGAATATGGACCTTATCAAAATAGTCCAGTTTTTAATAACGTATTAGGAGGAACCCATACTGTATTCGTAAAAGATGAAAATTCTTGCGGGGTAGCTCAATTAGAGGTAGAATTGTTTGGATTCCCTTCGCTTTTTACGCCAAATAATGATGGATATAATGACTATTGGATACCCTTTAATACTGATACTGCTGATAATACTCTTACTCAAATTGAGATCTATGACAGGTATGGAAAACTATTGAAACAACTTAGTCCTAAGGGTAAAGGTTGGGACGGCACTTTTAATGGCTATGCAATGCCAGAAGACGATTATTGGTTTCATGCTAAGATGAAGAACGGAGAAGAATTTACAGGTCATTTTAGCCTTATAAGGTAG
- a CDS encoding ABC transporter permease gives MLRLLNIELHKLKYSRSAKILTTTYFILITFIALIASIEFNLGNVHFRLADQGIFNFPFIWHFNSYIAALLKLFLAIVIVSMMSNEYSNRTLKQNLIDGLSKKEFVLSKFITVVLFSLVSTLFLFIVSLILGYSFSDYTELSIVFSDLEYLLGYFVKLVGFFSFCMFLGILIKRSAFALGFLFIWWIAESIAYGVLKWKIFRDSDVADSIAQFFPLESMSNLVVEPISRLNVIKTAASQIGSELDKDYGVHWYQILIVIAWTGLFVFMSYKLLKKRDL, from the coding sequence ATGTTACGACTTTTAAATATAGAACTCCACAAACTAAAATATAGTCGGTCTGCTAAGATCCTCACTACCACATATTTTATCCTAATTACCTTTATAGCTCTTATCGCTTCCATAGAATTCAATTTAGGAAATGTCCATTTTAGACTGGCAGATCAGGGAATATTTAATTTCCCATTTATATGGCACTTTAATAGTTATATCGCAGCCCTATTAAAATTGTTTCTGGCCATTGTAATTGTTTCTATGATGTCTAATGAATATAGCAATAGAACTTTAAAACAGAACTTAATTGATGGTCTTAGTAAAAAGGAATTTGTTCTATCTAAATTTATAACTGTAGTACTTTTTTCACTCGTCTCTACCCTATTTCTGTTTATCGTATCCTTAATTCTAGGATATTCATTTTCAGATTATACAGAGCTTTCAATAGTATTCTCAGATCTTGAATACTTATTGGGCTATTTTGTAAAACTGGTAGGCTTTTTCTCATTTTGTATGTTCTTGGGAATACTTATAAAAAGATCTGCATTCGCTTTAGGATTTTTATTTATATGGTGGATCGCAGAGAGCATAGCATATGGGGTTTTAAAATGGAAAATTTTTAGAGATTCTGATGTGGCAGATTCCATTGCTCAATTCTTCCCCTTAGAATCAATGAGTAATCTTGTTGTAGAACCAATATCCAGATTAAATGTTATAAAAACTGCAGCCTCTCAAATAGGCTCTGAACTTGATAAGGATTATGGGGTACATTGGTATCAAATTCTAATTGTAATTGCATGGACAGGACTTTTTGTATTCATGTCTTATAAACTATTGAAAAAAAGAGATCTATAA
- a CDS encoding ABC transporter ATP-binding protein codes for MDTILTLQHLTKKYGALTAVNDLSFTIQRGNVYGILGPNGSGKSTTLGMVLNVVNKTSGEFIWFDGKDSTHEALKKVGAIIEHPNFYPYMTAVQNLALVCKIKGVDPAKIEEKLAIVDLLERKDSKFKAFSLGMKQRLAIASALLNDPEILILDEPTNGLDPQGIHQIREIIRKIASTGTTILLASHLLDEVEKVCSHVVIIRKGVKLYSGRVDEMNASFGFFELKAANMQHLEEIVTKHPSIGKVTNTEGLITAILNEPMDAEMMNKYIFDQGLTLSYLNQRKESLEEQFLQLTKENS; via the coding sequence TTGGATACAATTCTAACACTACAACATCTCACAAAAAAATACGGTGCTTTAACCGCTGTGAACGATCTCTCCTTTACAATTCAAAGAGGTAATGTTTATGGAATTTTGGGGCCAAACGGAAGTGGAAAATCTACTACCCTTGGAATGGTCTTAAACGTTGTTAATAAAACTAGTGGAGAATTCATTTGGTTTGATGGTAAAGATTCTACTCATGAAGCATTAAAGAAAGTAGGAGCCATTATCGAACATCCTAATTTCTATCCATATATGACCGCTGTTCAAAATTTGGCATTGGTATGTAAGATTAAAGGTGTAGACCCCGCTAAGATAGAAGAAAAATTAGCTATTGTTGATCTCTTAGAAAGGAAAGACAGCAAATTTAAAGCTTTTTCTTTGGGAATGAAGCAGCGGTTAGCAATTGCATCTGCACTCTTGAACGATCCGGAAATACTTATTCTTGATGAACCAACCAATGGATTAGATCCTCAAGGAATTCATCAAATTCGCGAGATCATTAGAAAGATCGCTTCTACCGGCACAACCATTCTTTTAGCATCTCATTTATTAGATGAAGTAGAAAAGGTTTGTTCTCACGTGGTTATAATTAGAAAAGGGGTTAAACTATATAGCGGAAGGGTTGATGAAATGAATGCAAGTTTTGGATTCTTTGAGTTGAAAGCCGCAAACATGCAACACTTAGAAGAAATCGTTACAAAACATCCATCTATAGGTAAAGTTACGAATACAGAAGGTCTAATAACAGCCATTTTGAATGAACCTATGGATGCAGAGATGATGAATAAATATATATTCGACCAAGGCTTAACCCTGTCTTATCTCAATCAGAGAAAAGAAAGCTTGGAAGAGCAGTTCCTTCAATTAACAAAAGAAAATTCTTAG
- a CDS encoding nucleoid-associated protein yields MINLYNAQIESLSIHRVGNKSRNENIFLSAEPFQLNDEITPLIKEYFLKPFREKEENYYQFFHETDLEFNELYNFANKIFEDPESVHEVSKKINTLLFEQSAHPHIKSGEVYIVYFENMLLDNEKTSVIGIFKSELKHDFLQFQEKGSVLEMIIQQGINLNKLDKGALIFNKNKDEGYKILSVDSNKYDTKYWLENFLGVDVLADENFYTKKYLKFCQNFAKDVVLPAEDKKEEVMFMNRSVDYFAKNDSFDEDNFLNSVIDNPDLIPEFKNYKTEKAPKYKIEDLTEFPISNSAVTASRKSIKNTINLDTHIQIRMDFINPESAEKFVEKGWDEEKQMYYYLVYFNKEEKS; encoded by the coding sequence ATGATCAACTTATATAACGCTCAAATTGAATCTCTTTCTATTCACCGTGTTGGTAATAAAAGTAGAAATGAAAACATTTTTTTATCTGCAGAACCTTTTCAACTAAATGATGAGATCACTCCACTTATAAAAGAATATTTTCTTAAGCCTTTTAGAGAAAAAGAAGAGAACTATTACCAGTTCTTTCATGAGACAGATCTAGAATTTAACGAGTTATATAATTTTGCCAACAAGATCTTTGAAGATCCAGAATCTGTGCATGAAGTTTCTAAAAAGATAAACACTTTATTGTTTGAACAATCTGCACATCCACATATTAAAAGTGGAGAGGTTTACATTGTATATTTTGAAAATATGCTTTTAGATAATGAGAAGACCTCGGTTATAGGAATATTTAAATCTGAGTTAAAGCATGATTTCTTACAATTTCAGGAAAAAGGAAGTGTTTTAGAAATGATCATTCAGCAAGGAATTAACCTTAATAAACTAGATAAAGGCGCACTTATTTTCAATAAGAATAAAGACGAAGGATATAAGATCCTTTCTGTAGATTCTAACAAATATGATACAAAATACTGGTTAGAGAATTTTCTTGGAGTAGATGTACTGGCAGATGAGAATTTCTACACTAAGAAGTACCTAAAATTCTGTCAGAATTTTGCTAAAGATGTTGTTTTACCAGCAGAAGATAAAAAAGAGGAGGTTATGTTCATGAACCGTAGTGTAGATTATTTTGCAAAAAACGACTCTTTTGATGAAGATAACTTTCTAAACTCTGTAATAGATAATCCAGATCTTATTCCAGAATTTAAGAACTACAAAACGGAGAAAGCTCCTAAATATAAAATTGAAGACCTTACAGAATTTCCAATCTCAAACTCGGCTGTAACTGCTTCAAGAAAATCTATAAAGAATACCATTAATCTTGATACTCATATACAGATTAGAATGGATTTCATAAACCCGGAATCTGCAGAGAAGTTTGTAGAAAAGGGATGGGATGAAGAAAAGCAGATGTATTATTACCTGGTTTATTTCAATAAAGAAGAAAAGAGCTAA